A region from the Lycium barbarum isolate Lr01 chromosome 8, ASM1917538v2, whole genome shotgun sequence genome encodes:
- the LOC132605371 gene encoding short-chain dehydrogenase reductase 2a, giving the protein MPAQVMPEKTFSRVHSIGKEINSPGFTRRLEGKVAIVTGGARGIGEATVRLFARHGAKVVIADVEDILGNTLANMLSPSSVTYVHCDVTSEEDIKNLIDSTISKYGHLDILFNNAGVLGSQSSQKKSITNFDPDEFDRVMSVNVRGAALGMKHGARVMIPQGHGCIISTSSVAGVMGGLGPHAYTASKHAIIGLTKNVACELGRYGIRVNCISPFGVATSMLVNAWNHCDEDEEGEMNFGLSSEKEVEKIEEFVRSLGDLKGATLRAKDIAEAALYLASDESRYVSGHNLVVDGGVTTSRNCVGL; this is encoded by the exons ATGCCTGCTCAAGTGATGCCTGAAAAAACATTTTCAAGAGTTCATTCAATTGGGAAGGAAATTAATTCTCCAGGCTTTACTAGAAG GTTAGAAGGAAAGGTCGCGATTGTAACAGGTGGAGCTAGAGGGATTGGAGAGGCAACCGTGCGACTCTTCGCAAGACACGGAGCCAAAGTTGTAATAGCAGACGTAGAAGACATTCTTGGCAACACATTAGCAAATATGCTGTCTCCCTCATCAGTCACTTACGTTCATTGTGATGTTACATCGGAAGAAGATATCAAAAACTTAATTGACTCAACAATTTCCAAATACGGACACCTCGACATCTTGTTCAACAATGCTGGAGTCCTAGGGAGTCAATCAAGCCAGAAAAAAAGCATAACTAATTTCGACCCTGATGAATTCGATCGTGTCATGTCTGTTAATGTACGAGGAGCCGCGTTAGGAATGAAGCACGGGGCTCGTGTGATGATCCCACAAGGTCATGGGTGCATCATTTCAACGTCTAGTGTGGCCGGGGTCATGGGCGGGCTCGGGCCACACGCATACACGGCTTCCAAGCACGCTATTATAGGGCTAACAAAGAATGTAGCGTGCGAGTTGGGGCGTTATGGGATTCGGGTTAATTGTATATCGCCATTTGGTGTGGCTACATCAATGTTGGTTAATGCATGGAACCATTGTGATGAGGATGAAGAAGGGGAAATGAATTTTGGATTGTCCAGTGAAAAAGAAGTGGAGAAAATTGAAGAGTTTGTGAGAAGTTTGGGGGATTTAAAAGGGGCAACTTTAAGGGCTAAAGATATTGCTGAGGCTGCTCTATATTTAGCAAGTGATGAATCAAGATATGTAAGTGGTCATAATCTTGTTGTGGATGGTGGAGTTACTACCTCAAGAAATTGTGTTGGTTtgtaa
- the LOC132605373 gene encoding probable protein phosphatase 2C 65, whose protein sequence is MGACCTCQRVRHYDQGNHRHHNIVHNINGDDKSNIHGEDDHGVIGKGDFGANIRLHGYSKFVSMYSQQGKKGINQDAMTVWENFGGDKGAFFCGVFDGHGPSGHKVARYVRDLLPSKISSSLKECNEIRNSENDEESHQNSMFDAWKAAYLKSYKEMDAQLEREPSIESYSSGTTAVTLFKQGEHLFVGNLGDSRAIICTRDEKNQLISQQLTVDLKPHLPSEYERIKSCQGRVMAMEQEPNVYRVWMPDEDCPGLAMARAFGDFCLKDYGLISVPEVYYRKLTESDEFVVLATDGVWDVLSNDEVIRIVATTRKRSMAARTLVECAVRAWKYKYPRAKIDDCGVVCLFFKRQKPLLTKSMSEVTQLSFNYAELANDQNYPDNTKTDDGLDTLLNYQVKEGEDQEIAPGVQDGSDNNNKKKNSSTENLHHRGQRRRSAMKFVYPEDQQIL, encoded by the exons ATGGGTGCATGTTGTACCTGTCAAAGGGTGCGCCATTATGATCAAggaaatcatcgtcatcataataTTGTACACAATATTAATGGGGACGATAAAAGTAATATTCATGGCGAAGATGATCATGGTGTTATAGGAAAGGGAGATTTTGGTGCTAATATTAGGTTACATGGATATTCTAAGTTTGTATCTATGTATAGTCAACAAGGTAAAAAGGGGATCAATCAAGATGCCATGACCGTTTGGGAG AATTTTGGTGGTGATAAAGGTGCGTTTTTTTGTGGCGTCTTCGATGGGCACGGTCCATCGGGTCACAAGGTGGCGCGCTATGTGCGCGACTTGTTACCGTCCAAAATTTCTTCGTCGTTGAAAGAGTGTAATGAAATTAGAAACAGTGAAAATGATGAAGAATCTCATCAGAACTCAATGTTTGATGCATGGAAAGCTGCATATCTCAAGTCCTATAAAGAAATGGATGCACAACTTGAAAGGGAACCTTCAATTGAGAGTTATTCCAGTGGTACAACAGCTGTTACTTTATTTAAGCAG GGAGAACATCTGTTCGTTGGAAATTTAGGGGATTCGCGAGCTATTATTTGCACTAGGGATGAGAAAAATCAGCTTATATCCCAACAACTCACAGTGGACTTGAAGCCTCACCTTCCAA GTGAGTATGAACGAATTAAAAGTTGTCAAGGAAGAGTAATGGCAATGGAGCAAGAACCAAATGTGTATAGAGTGTGGATGCCAGATGAAGATTGCCCTGGTTTGGCCATGGCTAGGGCTTTTGGAGATTTTTGCTTGAAAGACTATGGCCTCATCTCTGTCCCTGAGGTGTATTATAGAAAGCTTACTGAAAGTGACGAATTTGTTGTTTTGGCAACTGATGGG GTGTGGGATGTTTTAAGCAACGATGAAGTGATTCGGATAGTCGCTACAACAAGAAAGCGATCGATGGCAGCAAGAACACTAGTAGAGTGTGCAGTTCGGGCCTGGAAATACAAATACCCGCGTGCAAAGATAGATGATTGTGGCGTAGTTTGCTTGTTCTTCAAACGCCAAAAACCTCTATTAACCAAATCAATGTCCGAGGTTACTCAATTGAGTTTCAACTATGCAGAGCTAGCAAATGATCAAAATTACCCTGATAACACCAAAACAGATGATGGCCTCGATACATTGCTTAATTATCAAGTCAAAGAAGGAGAAGATCAAGAAATTGCTCCGGGAGTCCAGGATGGTtcggataataataataagaagaagaattcaTCGACAGAGAATCTACATCATCGGGGCCAAAGAAGAAGATCCGCGATGAAATTTGTGTATCCTGAAGATCAGCAAATATTGTGA